In the Oryza glaberrima chromosome 6, OglaRS2, whole genome shotgun sequence genome, one interval contains:
- the LOC127777579 gene encoding pollen allergen Lol p 2-A-like, which produces MASLSSFLLAAAVATLFVVGSYATELTFKVNEGSSATSLELITNIAISEVEIKEKGASDWTALKESSSNTWTIKSGSPLKGPFSVRFLVKNGGYRVVDDVIPESFTAGSVYKSGIQL; this is translated from the coding sequence ATGGCCTCCTTATCCTCCTTCCTGCTTGCCGCAGCAGTGGCGACACTGTTTGTCGTTGGCTCATACGCCACCGAGCTTACCTTCAAGGTCAATGAGGGCTCTAGCGCAACTAGCCTGGAACTCATCACCAACATCGCCATCTCTGAGGTGGAGATCAAGGAGAAGGGTGCCAGCGACTGGACGGCGCTGAAGGAATCATCGTCTAACACCTGGACGATCAAAAGCGGCTCGCCACTCAAGGGCCCCTTCTCCGTCCGCTTCCTCGTCAAGAATGGCGGGTACCGCGTCGTCGACGATGTCATTCCCGAAAGCTTTACGGCCGGCTCTGTCTACAAGAGTGGTATCCAGCTCTAA